The following is a genomic window from Planctomycetia bacterium.
TGACAGCCGCGCACGAGGCAGTTCGAAGCTGGTGATGTTGTTGGGCTGGAAAAATCCCGGCGCGTCAACCGCTCCGCGCAGCCGTTCGAGGTTGACTGACGAGTAGTGAGTGCACCTCACTCCGGAACCCACGGCATCCGCCTGTGGCCAGTCCGCGGGCAGCGCTGTCGAGCCAAGGCCGTGTGTGCCCTTGAAATGCAGACCTGGCGCGCACGCTGTGACCGTCCGCTCGCACTGCGGGTCGCCCTTGAATGCATCCCAATCCACCCCGCCGAAGCCGCCGACGCCCCAGTAGGAATGACCGAGTTCTTCGGGGACCGGATCGCGCGGACCGCGCACTGCCTTCTCGAGTTCCAGTTCCGTCATCGGACGCAGGCCGGCCCATGCGGCGAACGTGGCTCCGTCGGCCCAGGAGAGACCGAAGCAGCCAGGTCCACCGCGTTGTCGTCCCGGCGTGCTGGTGTAGCCGCCCTTGGGGTCCTTCAAGACGCGGCCATTCACCCCGGAGTAAACAACCGTGTTGAGGGCGCACCGCTCGTAACCGGCATACCGCTCTTCCGCCTGTTTCGGGTCGAGCGTATTCAGGAAGTCGGCATACTGGGCCGGACTGATTTGGAACTTCATGCAATAGAAGTGGGCGTAGCCGTCGGGATACGCGGCAGGAATCTCACCCCCATCGACCAAGGGGCCTCCGTGATTCCCGGCCCAAAGCTGCCCTTGTTTTTTTCCGGTCGGGATCGGACCGGGGCCTGTTACGCGGTAGGGCTTGCTTCTGTCCGTGCCATCGGTGTGCTGGTGAAAGCTACCCACCTCCGGGCCGCCAGCGCCAAGGGAGAACGGACCCTCGGGCACGTAAACCATCTGGATGCCGATCGCGCGGATGCTGCCTTTGCTATCGGCTGCGATGTCTTTGACGGCGTTGGCGTCACAGACCACGGTGACCCGGCTGGCATTCAGCGGCCCGCTGCCGGGGGCGGCGCGGCGGATGAACGCGCCGGTGAAACCATCTGGGCCATCCGGCACGATGAGATCCACCTTCGTGCCACCGTCGGCCTGGCCGTATCCGGTCGGGTTCACGACCCGGTCAGCGACCAGTTTCACATGCTGCCATGCGGCGGGGTCTCCGGACCGTGCCTTGAAGAATACCCAGGCGGCGTCGTGATTGTGCTCGGAGCGCCAGGAGTCATTCCAGGATACATCGAACGAGATCGTTGCGGTTTTTGCGTCCCGCGGAGTCGCCGTGACGTTTCCGATTACCACGGCGCATTGGTTTTCCCAACCGCTCGACGGAGGCCGCAGAACAGTCCCGCCTTTGTCCGAGAAAGGCGTCGCGACGACTCTTTCCTGCGGCTTCAATTCGAATGGGACGATTGTCGCGGTGCGGACGCCTCGGAAACCGAACTGCTGGTTGGAATGACGATTTCGAGCCGGCAGAAGAGGTGCAGTTGCATTGATGGCTTCGCGATCCGACATCCGCAGTGCCGTCGCCTCGCCGTCGCGCATGCCTCCGCCGCGTGTGCCGAATCCCCAGCCCCAATCCTCCGGCGTCCTCAGATCCCCTCCTTTGCCAATCGTTGCGAATGGGGCGGGCCAGGCTCCGTGCGTGCCGGCGAACCGACGGCCGGCGATGTTGCCAACCGTCACGACCCGCTCACTGAGGTTGCCGCTCAAGTCCATGATTCCCCAGTAGGAGGCACCCGCGACGACACGGTCGCTCTCTGGCGTGGCGAAGATGCCCCCGCGCGGGTTCTGTTTCAGGGCGTCGGCAGGAACGCCACCCTTGGCATCTTTGCGAACCGCACCGCCCCAAGCGGCATTGCCACGGGTGGCATCGGGGCCGTTCGCGCCCTGCCAGGAGAGCCGTTCATCGGGACCGCCGGCATTGGTGACCGCGTAGCCGCCATGTGGGCCAGCAGCTTTCTTGCTGGTGTCCGAACCCGCAATCCCCGGCGTCCCCCAGGCAAATTCGTCCACCACCGGCCGCAATGGTCCGCGGGCTGATTTCTCGAATTCGAGTTCCGTCATCGGCCGCAGGCCGGCCCAGGTGGCGTAGCGCGTATGTTCATACCTCACCAGCCCGGAACAAGGCCTGTGGGGAGTCGCCGTCGTGTAAACCGCAGGTGCGCCTGGCTTATCGGGCGTCCCACTCTTGATTCCGTTGTGGGTGATGTCTTTTTCCGTGAAAGGAAGGATCTGGCCCGGCCTGCCAGTATGCCCGAGATTTGCTGGAAGCTGGTCGGCGGAGGGAAGTGTATTGAGGTAGTCCACAAACTGCCCCTCGGTGAGTTCGAGCCGCATGCAATAAAACGCGGCGTATCCCTTTGGAAAACGCGCCGGCAGCGTCTTCAGCACGCCGCTCGAAAAGTCGTCGGTCCGGAGCATGATCCCGATGCCGTCACGGGCGCCAAGGTTCTTCGGGCTCTCGCCGCCGAGCGCGATCGCATCCTCGCTCTCGACACGGAAGGGCGCGGCGGTGTCGCCGGCGGAGAACTGCGCGGCGACCTCGGTGGTCGAGCCATCGCCCAGCCAATAGGCACACTCAGGCACAAAGACCATCTGGATGGCAAACACCTTCACCTCGGCAGCCCCGGGGTCAGTCACGCCGTCCGCCTCGTTCAACCACCGCAATGTCACGCCCTTCCAGTCGTTCGGACCGCTTCCGGCCGTCGCCCGAAAGGCGAAAACGCCGGCCCCTTTCGTGCCGTCATCCGTCAACCCCACATCGAGCTTCGCCGCCGCGGGTGCGACATGGTCCGCCGCCTTCGCCGAGAGCGTCGCGTGCGACCATCCGTCGGCACCAGCCTTGCGGAACTTTGCGAACACCCACGCGGCATCCCAGCTCTCGAGTTTGAGCGTCCCCTTGCCTCCGTGGGCCTGCTCGGGCACCTCCCAGGCCGCCCGCCAGGAATGATCCCACGCCAGGTCAAACGTGATGCTGGACTGGCCGCCCGAGTCCGCTGCCTTCGTGATGTTTGCGATGCGAACCGGGTCGGCCTTGCCAGTGCCGCGGAAGCGGGTGGCAGCGGGGTCTGTGTCAGCTGCCCGCGTGTGGTGATCAACCGCCATCATCAGGCACAAAGCTATCGCAATCGGGGCGAGCCATGGGAATGAGCGATGGAAAGTTCTCTGGATGCTGTTCACGATGATGTACTCGAATTACAAGGGGAATAAGCCCATCATATGGTACGGGCGTCCTAGCCGTGTGGAATTTCCAGCGATTCGTGCGCTCTCGCCGACGGCAAAAAAGAAGGGTCTTCAGCAGAATCTGTGGGTAAAAACCGGCCTGGCATGATCCTACTCCCAGCGGCTGGGATTGCAGCGCGGCCGTCCGCAGTGGCTGAGAGCGGCAAGGAGTTGACTGCGAGACGGCGAGGATCTTCTGAAGAGATCCGCCGGCAGCGCGCCGCTTGAGACGACTTGATACGGCTTGCCGTTTTGCGGCGGCAGCGGGCATGCGGCGGCGTTCCGCCGCCTGGATTGCCCAGATTGCGGCGTGACCGTCGAGCGAGTGCCCTGGGCTGAGCGCAAGGGAGACCTCACGACAAGCTACCGTTGGTTTCTGGCCCGGTGGACGAAGCGGCTGTCGTGGACGGATACGGCAGTCGCCTTCAATACGACCTGCGACATGTGGAAACCCTACCTCAACGTGATCGCGGAGCAGATTCCCCAGGCCCTGCACGTGCTCGATCGCTTCCACATCATGCGGAACATGAACGTGGCAATCGACGAGGTGCGGCGGCAGGAGGTCGCCCAGCTGCGCCGGGACGGCTACGAGCCCGCCCTCACCAGTTCCCGCTGGTGCCTGCTCAGGCGGCCCGAGAACCTCACGGACAACCAGGTCACGAGGCTCGCCGAGCTGTTGCAGTACAACCTCAAGAGCGTCCGGGCTCACCTGCTGCGCGAAGAGTTCCAGCGGTTCTGGGAGTACGCCAGCCCGATATGGGCGGGCAAGTTCCTCGAGTCGTGGTGCACGCGAGCCCTCCGGAGCCGGCTTGCCCCGATGAAGAAAGTCGCCGGGAGCCTGCGGCGACACCGACCGCTGATCCTCAACTGGCTCCTCGCCCTGGGCGGCATCTCGGCAGGCACTGTCGAGGGTTTCAACGGCAAGGCGAAACTGACCACCAGAAAAGCGTATGGCTTCCGCACGCCACAAGGCATCGAATTCGCGCTGCTTCATGTGATGGGCGACCTACCCGAGCCTCAATTCACCCACAGATTCTGCTGAGGAGGCGAAAATAAAAATCCTCGGCCGCCGTGATGTAGCCGAAGAATCCATAGAGCCACTCCTGGGCCGCCTTCCACTGCGTGAAGCCAATGAAGAAGGCGTGGTCGACCATCATCATCAGCAGCATGACTCCCCTGAGGAAGTCGAGTGCCACGATGCGTGGGATGCTCGACGCGGCTTGCCTGTGCGCAAACTCGCTGCGGGCTTCGGCGACGTGCTTCATCGATGCCGCCCCAGTCGTTCCGATCACCACCGCGGCCGGAATTAGAACGTGGCGTTGGCGCGGATGCCATACACGAAGGCATTGTCAGTCGAGAGGGCGCCCAATCCCGGGCGGATCCACTGCAGGTCGGGTGTGATGTTGAGCCAGGGCGTGGCCTGAACGTTGTAGAACCACTCGAGTCCCATGCCGTTTCGCGGACCGAACAGGGCCTCGGGCACCGGACCGAACTGCGTGCTCGCCCCGACGAGGAACCAGCCGAGCCCGAACGTGTCGCCGCGCCGCTGGCCAAGCGGGCTGAAGCCACCGATACCGGTGCTCAGGAAGTATTGGATCGGGTTCGGGTTACCGTCGCCGAACGATGCGCGGCCGAACAGGCCCCAGCCACGGTCGGGAGTGTCGGTGTAGCGGACGAAGTACTGGTCGAAGCCATAGTAGACGAGCCAGGAATCCCACACCGTCCGCGGGCCGGCTGCAGGTGGCCCGTAGCCGGGCTCATAGCCGGGCTCCGGCGGCGTGAACGCAAACCGCAGATCGAGCTGCTCCTGGTGCTTCCAGACGCCGCCCACGTGCTGCTGCCCCGGCAGGTCGAAGAACATCGTCTTCGCCTTGATCTCGCCGCCGATGATGATGCCCTCATTGAACAGGTCGCCGAATTGCATGAAGTCGGCCGTGCGATTCTTTGGGTCCATGACGAACATCGCCATCCCGCCCCAGTCGCGCGGCGAGACGATGCCCGCGGTAAAGAAGGAGTAGGGCATCCCGAGCAGGAACTGTGGATTGGCGATCAGCGCCTGGTTCACGAACTGATCGGTGCCGTCGCCGCCAGCGAAGACGTCCTGGTCGAAGGAGCCGAGCACGTCCTTTTTTCCGCCGAACACGACCCAGTTCGGCGACAGGGGCTGGGTGAACAGAAAATTCGTGATGTAGGGCACGCCGGGACCGTTCGGTCGCGGCGGCAGGAGCGCCGGAAACACCGGCGGCGTGAAGGTGCCCGCCCGCAGCGACACGTTGCCGTACTCGCCATACCATTGCTCGGCCCGCACGAGCAGGCGGCCGTGGGGCAGGCCACCGAACTTCTCGAGATCGAAGACGGCGTCGTATTCGCTGCGGCCGGTGTACTTGAAGACGTCGCCCTGCCCGAGCGGAGGGGGCACGGGTTGATCGATACCGCCCGCCAGCCCGAAGGCGAACTGCGTGATCCGACCACCGAACGTGATCCCCGATTCCTTGGTCGACAGCCAGCGATCGAAGAGGTCGCCGGTGACCGTCTTGGCGCCGAACGCATCGCCACCGTCCTGGGCTGGCCCTGCGGCCGCACCGGGCACTGCCTCGAACGGCGGTGCGGCCGGATCGTCGGGGAGAAGGTCGATGGAATACGGATATGCGAGCCGTTCCGTGACGACCTGTTCGTCAACAGCGGCAGCATCCTGGGCGGAACTGCGCATCGCCGCTGCCGACACGAACAGGGTCACGACGAGTGAGATGGAGGCGCGGTGCATGAGTGTTCTTAAAAATTGGCGACGATCTGTGTGCGCACGAGCAGGCCGGTCTGGCCAGCCACGAAGCCGGTGCGGTTTTGGCCCGCCGGGGAGTTCTCCAGCCAGGCCACATCGAAAGTGAAAAACAGGTTGT
Proteins encoded in this region:
- a CDS encoding carbohydrate porin, whose product is MHRASISLVVTLFVSAAAMRSSAQDAAAVDEQVVTERLAYPYSIDLLPDDPAAPPFEAVPGAAAGPAQDGGDAFGAKTVTGDLFDRWLSTKESGITFGGRITQFAFGLAGGIDQPVPPPLGQGDVFKYTGRSEYDAVFDLEKFGGLPHGRLLVRAEQWYGEYGNVSLRAGTFTPPVFPALLPPRPNGPGVPYITNFLFTQPLSPNWVVFGGKKDVLGSFDQDVFAGGDGTDQFVNQALIANPQFLLGMPYSFFTAGIVSPRDWGGMAMFVMDPKNRTADFMQFGDLFNEGIIIGGEIKAKTMFFDLPGQQHVGGVWKHQEQLDLRFAFTPPEPGYEPGYGPPAAGPRTVWDSWLVYYGFDQYFVRYTDTPDRGWGLFGRASFGDGNPNPIQYFLSTGIGGFSPLGQRRGDTFGLGWFLVGASTQFGPVPEALFGPRNGMGLEWFYNVQATPWLNITPDLQWIRPGLGALSTDNAFVYGIRANATF